The following are from one region of the Geoalkalibacter subterraneus genome:
- a CDS encoding cobyric acid synthase, with protein MFQGTGSGVGKSLITAGFCRLLHQRGVRVAPFKSQNMALNAGVTAHGLEMGRAQILQAEAAGLAPDVRMNPILLKPQGQSCSQLVRMGRVVGAYSAREYYSLSRENLAIASAAYDSLCSEYDFIVLEGAGSPAEINLQGTDIVNMRMAQYAGSRVFVVGDIDRGGVFAWLKGTYDLVPDKTRTLIAGFIINKFRGDVSLLQPGIEMFADLVPVPVHGVLPWLRLSLEEEDSQDLASDFSKVNARLRVGVVRLPHISNFSDFTPLKAMEEVRLAYLHNPAELSDCDLVILPGSKHSLHDLKFLHHSGFAAALHELTGRIPIMGICGGLQMLGERLEDPHGVEGEPGTAQGLGLLPLTTTMAQEKTLHKGNWAGVGRWEGQNLSGYEMHVGRSCVGSGVEQLSTNGLCLWDGRRRIFGTYLHGLFDSAANLQALSDLLQLSLPVVDYRGEKERQLDLLAKTLEEHCDIDAMLEGLLLDSATIPF; from the coding sequence ATGTTCCAGGGCACCGGTTCCGGCGTGGGCAAGAGTTTGATCACCGCCGGGTTCTGCCGTCTGCTGCATCAACGCGGGGTGCGGGTTGCGCCTTTCAAATCCCAGAACATGGCTCTCAACGCAGGCGTGACCGCTCATGGTCTGGAAATGGGCCGCGCCCAGATTCTGCAGGCTGAAGCAGCGGGCCTGGCTCCCGATGTGCGTATGAACCCGATTCTTCTGAAGCCACAGGGACAATCCTGTTCCCAACTGGTGCGCATGGGACGTGTGGTGGGAGCATACAGCGCCCGCGAATACTATAGCCTTTCCCGCGAAAATCTCGCTATCGCAAGCGCCGCCTACGACTCCCTGTGCAGCGAATACGACTTCATCGTTCTGGAAGGGGCGGGCAGTCCAGCGGAAATCAACCTGCAAGGCACCGATATCGTCAACATGCGTATGGCACAATACGCTGGGTCGCGGGTGTTCGTGGTGGGAGACATCGACCGGGGCGGTGTTTTTGCCTGGCTTAAGGGCACCTACGACCTGGTACCCGACAAAACCAGAACCCTCATTGCCGGCTTTATCATCAATAAATTCCGGGGTGATGTCAGCCTGCTGCAGCCGGGTATCGAGATGTTTGCCGACCTGGTGCCGGTGCCGGTGCACGGAGTTCTCCCCTGGCTGCGTCTGAGCCTGGAGGAGGAGGATTCTCAGGATCTGGCTTCAGATTTCAGCAAAGTGAATGCCCGATTGCGCGTTGGCGTCGTACGCCTGCCCCACATCAGCAACTTCTCCGACTTCACCCCGTTAAAAGCGATGGAAGAAGTTCGTCTTGCCTATCTTCACAACCCCGCAGAACTTTCAGATTGCGATTTGGTCATCCTGCCCGGCAGCAAGCACAGCCTCCACGATCTGAAATTCCTCCACCACTCCGGTTTTGCCGCCGCTCTGCACGAGCTGACAGGACGCATCCCCATCATGGGTATCTGCGGCGGCTTACAGATGCTGGGGGAACGACTGGAAGACCCCCATGGCGTGGAGGGGGAGCCGGGGACGGCCCAGGGACTGGGACTACTGCCTTTGACCACGACCATGGCGCAGGAGAAAACCCTGCACAAGGGAAACTGGGCGGGCGTGGGCCGCTGGGAAGGGCAAAATCTCAGCGGTTACGAAATGCACGTGGGGCGTTCCTGTGTCGGCAGCGGCGTGGAACAGCTCAGTACCAATGGCCTGTGCCTGTGGGATGGTCGTAGGCGCATTTTCGGAACCTACCTGCACGGACTCTTTGACAGTGCTGCCAATCTGCAGGCTCTGTCCGATCTGTTGCAACTGTCCCTGCCTGTCGTGGATTATCGGGGTGAAAAAGAGCGTCAACTGGATCTTCTGGCCAAAACCCTGGAAGAACACTGCGACATCGACGCCATGCTGGAGGGGCTGCTGTTAGATTCGGCTACTATCCCTTTCTGA
- the cobI gene encoding precorrin-2 C(20)-methyltransferase: MTSKMICGIGLGPGDPELVTIKAVRAMERAEVVVVPQSDVTGRSIAADIVAHYVPAEKIHMYHFPMTGNKVDLDSRYSALAADMAVWANDGKRICYVTIGDTPVYSTFNYLREKLLERGIVTEMVPGISAFSAAANAQSLPLCEKDGSFCVIEMPESMAELSSLLERFTSVVLMKVHKRLPALCEFVRQADLAQAWLFQRVTLADEQVYDLLTQLPPESAGYLSTAIVQGKPKES, encoded by the coding sequence ATGACATCAAAAATGATCTGCGGTATCGGACTGGGTCCCGGTGACCCGGAATTGGTCACCATCAAGGCGGTACGCGCCATGGAACGGGCCGAGGTAGTGGTGGTGCCCCAGTCCGATGTGACCGGGCGCAGTATCGCCGCCGACATCGTCGCCCACTACGTTCCCGCCGAAAAAATCCACATGTATCACTTTCCCATGACCGGCAACAAGGTTGATCTGGATTCCCGTTACAGCGCACTGGCCGCTGACATGGCTGTCTGGGCCAACGACGGAAAGCGTATCTGCTACGTGACCATTGGCGACACACCGGTTTACAGCACCTTCAACTATCTACGTGAAAAGCTGCTGGAGCGCGGGATTGTCACGGAGATGGTGCCGGGAATTTCGGCCTTTTCGGCGGCCGCCAACGCCCAGAGCCTGCCGCTGTGTGAAAAGGACGGCTCATTCTGCGTGATCGAAATGCCTGAATCAATGGCGGAGCTATCTTCCCTGTTGGAGCGTTTCACCTCGGTTGTTCTGATGAAGGTGCATAAACGACTCCCCGCCCTGTGCGAGTTTGTGCGCCAGGCCGATCTGGCACAGGCCTGGTTGTTCCAGCGGGTGACTCTTGCGGATGAACAGGTGTATGATCTGTTGACCCAGCTTCCGCCGGAATCCGCCGGTTATCTGTCGACCGCCATTGTGCAAGGGAAGCCGAAAGAAAGTTGA
- the cbiR gene encoding cobamide remodeling phosphodiesterase CbiR, which produces MRIAAPSFIIPAERLDNVQYLRGLVEEIELLYFCSRQPQDLPDEHEVVQLALEPMRYNVHLPYDRDGTLTATWPMLQKFVDSLCPLKAQTHTLHLQPQRDFFCQLEAFAGTNKGIISVENGGDNAHLFDEAAALPVDFCVDVGHMIHFRRDVEAVLTRHQERIILLHLHGSDGRRDHRSLKWIDPGLLRTVKQFALERELTICLEIFQEEALRESIGLLRDL; this is translated from the coding sequence ATGCGCATAGCGGCCCCTTCCTTTATCATTCCGGCAGAGCGTCTGGATAACGTGCAATATTTGCGCGGTCTGGTGGAGGAAATCGAGCTGCTCTATTTCTGCAGCCGGCAGCCGCAAGACTTGCCCGACGAGCACGAAGTCGTCCAGCTGGCGCTGGAGCCGATGCGCTACAATGTTCATCTCCCTTACGACCGTGATGGAACACTCACTGCGACATGGCCGATGCTGCAAAAATTCGTCGATTCCCTGTGCCCGCTGAAGGCACAGACACATACGCTTCACCTGCAGCCACAGCGCGATTTTTTTTGTCAGTTGGAGGCTTTTGCCGGCACAAATAAAGGGATCATCAGTGTCGAAAACGGCGGGGATAATGCCCATCTGTTTGACGAAGCAGCGGCATTGCCCGTCGATTTTTGTGTCGATGTCGGGCACATGATTCATTTTCGGCGCGATGTGGAAGCCGTTCTGACCAGGCACCAGGAACGGATCATCCTGCTTCATTTGCACGGCAGCGACGGCCGGCGCGATCACCGTAGTCTCAAGTGGATCGATCCCGGCCTGCTGCGTACCGTCAAACAGTTTGCTCTGGAAAGAGAGCTGACAATCTGTCTGGAGATTTTTCAGGAAGAGGCGCTGCGCGAATCAATCGGCCTGTTGCGCGACCTCTGA
- the cbiB gene encoding adenosylcobinamide-phosphate synthase CbiB, giving the protein MTAFIALNLLCVIVALLLDHFLGDPRTGWHPICLLGRLNRRLENWLYSLGFTGGALLTLLSTTVAVSSTLLLLWMAASIHVVVYLAVNTLIIFFSVSARSMVQHALAVHAPLVAGDLEGARQALAMIVSRDTAGMDQEMLIRSTVESVAENFTDGVLSPSMYAAFGGAAGAMLFKAVSTLDSMIGYRNERYERFGKFAARTDDVLNFIPARLSLVLISVAAFCCRLNAGNAWRVGRHFRHAHASPNSAHSMAAFAGALNTRLGGTATYFGIRKDKPYIGNGTRINEAMLITGATGLFSSATALLTLFAAVFYLILHIATRYACA; this is encoded by the coding sequence TCGATCATTTCCTCGGCGATCCGCGCACTGGGTGGCACCCCATCTGTCTGCTGGGGCGCCTGAACCGTCGGCTTGAGAATTGGTTATATTCCCTCGGCTTCACCGGCGGCGCTCTACTGACCCTGCTGTCGACGACAGTTGCGGTCAGTTCGACCCTGCTTCTGCTGTGGATGGCGGCGAGTATCCATGTTGTCGTTTATCTTGCCGTCAACACCCTGATCATCTTTTTCTCCGTCAGTGCCCGCTCCATGGTGCAACATGCGTTGGCAGTTCACGCACCTCTGGTTGCCGGTGATCTTGAGGGTGCCCGACAGGCGCTGGCAATGATCGTCAGCCGTGATACGGCGGGGATGGATCAGGAGATGTTGATTCGTTCGACCGTCGAATCGGTGGCGGAAAACTTTACCGATGGCGTGCTGTCACCGAGTATGTACGCCGCCTTCGGTGGTGCGGCCGGAGCGATGCTGTTCAAGGCCGTCAGTACCTTGGATTCGATGATCGGTTACCGCAACGAACGCTACGAGCGGTTCGGCAAATTTGCCGCACGAACGGATGACGTCCTTAACTTTATTCCGGCGCGGCTGTCCCTGGTGCTGATTTCCGTCGCGGCGTTCTGCTGTCGCCTGAACGCTGGCAATGCCTGGCGCGTTGGACGACATTTCCGTCATGCCCACGCCAGCCCCAACTCGGCGCATAGCATGGCCGCTTTTGCCGGCGCCCTCAATACCCGCCTCGGCGGCACAGCGACCTATTTCGGCATCCGCAAGGACAAACCCTATATCGGTAACGGAACCCGGATTAATGAAGCGATGCTGATTACCGGTGCGACTGGACTATTCAGCAGTGCAACCGCCTTGCTGACTCTGTTTGCTGCAGTTTTTTACCTCATCCTGCACATAGCAACGAGATATGCATGCGCATAG